The following DNA comes from Ignavibacteriales bacterium.
ATCCTAAATATTCTATCTCTTTTGGTGTGGACTGATATTTCCCAATTGGTGATTGAGGATAAAAATTAATCGCGGTTAATAAGAAGAGAAGAATTAATAATAGTAATTGAGATTTTATTTTTCTCATTTTGCAATAACCTCCATAGTTTGATGTTCTAATTTTAATCTTACAATAAATAAATAATAATGGTTTGTCAAGAAGTGAATAAGAAAATCTCTGGATGTATTTGAAGCAGAATTTAATCCGTTGAGCAGATGTTTACTTTGATTATTTAAAGGGAAAATTGCGAACGAATTTGCTTCAACTTTAAGTAAATAACCAATTAGAAGATAAACAATCCTTAAGCGGAATATTTAGAATTTGATTTTCTTAAAGTAATCAATAGTAATTTTAAGTCCTTCTTCCCTACCAACTTTTGGTTCCCATCCTAAAATAGTTTGCGCTTTTGTAATATCCGGTTGGCGAACTTTGGGATCATCCTCCGGTAAATCTTTGTAAACAATTTTACTTTTTACTCCGGTAATTTTAATAACTTCTTCAGCAAATTGTTTTATAGTTATCTCCGAAGGATTACCAATGTTTACCGGATCAGTTTCATTAGATAAAAGAAGTTTGAATATTCCATCGATCAAATCACTAACGTAACAAAAACTTCTTGTTTGAGAACCATCTCCAAAAACAGTTAAGTCTTCGCCACGCAAAGCCTGCCCAACAAAAGCTGGCAAGGCTCTGCCATCATTTAAACGCATTCGTGGTCCATAAGTATTAAATATCCTAACAATTCTTGTTTCCACTCCGTGGTAACGATGGTACGCCATCGTAATTGCCTCAGCAAATCTTTTGGCTTCATCATAAACTCCGCGCGGACCAATTGGATTAACATTCCCCCAATAGTCTTCTTTTTGTGGATGAATTGCTGGATCGCCATAAACTTCGGAAGTTGATGCAAGAAGAATCCTTGCTTTTTTTTCCTTTGCCAATCCTAATACTTTATGCGTTCCAAGTGAACCAACTTTTAAGGTTTGAATTGGAAATTGCAGATAATCGATTGGACTTGCAGGAGAAGCAAAATGAAGAATGTAATCCACTCTTTCCGGAACGTGGATAAAATTTGTAACATCATGCTTGATAAATGAAAAATCATCTCTACCAAAAAGATGAGCAATATTATCCGGATTACCGGTAATTAAATTATCTATGCAACAAACTTTTAATCCTTCCGAAAGAAGACGATCACAAAGATGGGAACCTAAAAAGCCTGCTCCCCCGGTAACAACTGCAGTTGGTTTATACAATTCACTCTCCTTTCATTTACTCATTAAAAATTTTCTCTTATTCTCCGCATATAAAACAATTGAAGAAGTAAGAAGAAAAATAATTAGAGCGCCTAATAAAGTATGAAAAATTAATCTTGGACTTTTAGCTTGTAATGGTGGAAGAGCTTTATCCAGCACTTCAATTGTGGGAACGTCCTTATTCTCTTGAATTTTTTCTGAATAAAACTGTTTTTGCAATAACAAATAAACTTCATTTTGAATCTTGACTTCACGGTAAAGTCTTGCAAGATCTAAACTCATTTCTGGAATTTTACTAAATGCTGGTAAATAATCAGTGTTAAGTTTTTCACCAAATTCTATTTGTTGATATTGTTTTTTTAATTCTTCCAACTTTCTTTCAATTCCTTCAAGGGAATTGCCATTTTCAACTAAGTTAGTTTCAAGAGTTCCTTTTTGAATTTCAGTAAAAATAATCTCGCTTTTTAATTTAGCAGCAGTTTGAATAGCTGCTGTAAGTTGTTCCGGAAGAGAAATGGCTTTGTTCTTTTCCTGGAAAGTTTTGAAAGCGACTTCAGCAGAATCCATATTTATTTTTGTTTGAACTAATTGTTTCTCCACATATTCCCTGGAGCGTTTAGCACGGGAGTTCAACTTTTCCTGGTTAATTTTATCCAGCGCTTCCACAAACGTATTAGAAATACGTGCAGAAAGTATTTTAATCGAATCATTAACTGAATTGAATCTTCCAAATAATGGAGTGGAAACATCTACTTCTAAAGAAACAATCCCTTCTTTATTTACTTCCACCTCAACTAATTTGGAAAGCCTTGAAGCGGCTAACTGCGTATCTTTTGTACTAAAATAGTTCATCAGATTACATTTATTTATCACGTATTCTGCAGATGTTCTGCTCTTAAGTAGTTCAGCAAATAATTGAGAATTACCGCGGGAACCACCCGAATTTAAAAGACTTAAGAAATCAGTATTAGCAACAAGATTACTTATACTGCTCATTTTATTTTCTTCAGGTGGAAGAATTTTAACTACTGAGGAATATGTGATAGGATAAATGAATACAAGAATTATAAAAAGAAATAAGGTGGAAATTGAAGTTATCTTCAGAATTATTTTTCTATTGAAAATTAATATATTTAGAATTTCATGATACGTCAATTTATTTCCTTACAGCTATAATAACAGCAACTGTAGCAGCAATTACTGTTGCAACTTGGCCAAATACGGCTAAGGTTCGTTGAAAAACTTCCCAGAATCTTGGGTTAGGTGGATCTTCGGGTACCCAGATAATATCACCAGGTTCTAAATTTTCTACATCGTCTTCATCAACCCATTCACCTGTATTTGCTTTTATAACTCTGATATCACCCTTCAAAGCCCGCCATCCGAATCCGCCAGCCAATTGTATATAATCTTCAATTGTTAAGGCAGGTCTGAAAATAATATTTCCAGGATTTATAACCTGTCCAACAAGCGACACATATTTTTTTTCTTCCGGAACGAAAATTTCATCTCCTCTTTTAAGTATCAGATTTTCTGACAGATCATTCATATTAAATAATCTTTCAAAATCAACAACCATTTTACCTTTTATGGTTCTTGATTTTTGCTTTAAGTAATCATATTCATCATCTGTCATATCTGCGCGGGGAATCGATTTTAACCTATCTAATTCCGGATCTTTTTCATTTGAACCTACAGTTCTAATTACATAAGCATCCTTTAAAGAACAATTATCCAAAAAGCCACCAACATCCTTTGTAATCAATTCCTTAAGAGTAGTTTTATCTTTAGTAATCTTGTAAATCCCTTGATATTTGACAAAACCGGATACTGTAACAAACTGCTCAATTAAATATTCAGGCTTTTCACGAATGATTAATCGATCCCCTCTTTGTAAAATGATATTATTGTTTAATAAATCTTCGTAAGAATAATAAAAGCTTTTAATTGTTTTATAATCATCAAGAAATCTTGTCAATTCAAGTGTATCGGTGCGTGCTTTGTCTAAAAAACCACCGGCAAGTTCAAGAAGATGAGCAGCAGTTTCATTATTAACAAACTCAAATGTACCTGGATTTTTAACTGCACCAACAATTGAAACAGTTTTATCAATACTTGTAATTATAACTAAATCACCTTCACGTAAATATGGGTTACACTCTTTGTTCCCTAATCGAAGGAATGAAACCAGATCATAATATTTAGTCTCTCCATCCTTATCAATAATTTTTATGTTCCTCAAATCGCTATTACTTTGCAGCCCATAGGATTGAAGAATAAGGTCTAGTAATTTACTATTTGAAATTAGAACATAGGAGGCAGGTTTAGTTACAATCCCAATGAATGTAACTTTTATTTTTCTAATGTCAAGCAATGATATTTGAATTTCAACATTTTTGTAGATGTCCAATATTTTTTCTTTAATTGAACTTTTAGCAGTTTCTAAAGATTGGTTAAGCAGACTAATTAACCCAACTTTAGGAATATATAATCCGCCCTCCTGATTAATTTGCAGATTAAAATTTTGCTCAACTATCCCTCTAATTGAAATAAATATTTTATCCCCAGGACCAACAAAATACAATTTAGGATTTATACTTCCTTCACCTGGAGAAACATCTGACAGGTAACCTTTGAAAAGTGTGTCTTTGTTTGTTGTTAAACTTCTTTCTAAATAATCCGGGAAGGATTGGGAAAACGTGTTGATAAACAATATAAAGCTAACAAACAATAGCGGTAATGGTTTTACGGCTTTTACAATCATAATAAAGCTATTATTTAAAAATAATGATTGAATCACGACTCAGACTTTTTGGATTTTTTCTTTGTACCATCTGCTGGTCTGGAGTAATAATAGTAATATTTATAATAAGAACCATAACCACTCTTATAACTAAAGTTATTAAGCAACACACCAATAAAGGTATTTTGTTCATGTTTAAGCAATTCAACGGATTTTTGCATAACATCAACTTCAGTGGTATTAGCAGAAACAACAAGTATTGTTGCATCAACCAATCTCGATATAATTTCAGAATCCGTAACAGCAATAATCGGTGCAGAGTCAATAACTATCATATCAAATTCATTTTTAACTTTTGCTAAAAATTCTTCCATCTGGTAAGAACCTAACAATTCAGAAGGATTTGGTGGGATAGTTCCAGCAGTAATAAGAAATAAATTGTTTATCCCGGTATTTCTTAATATTTCATTAAATGTAGCTTGACCGAAAAAATAATCGGTAAAACCAGGGAATCTGTTTGTTTTAAAAATAGAATGTTGTCTTGGTTTTCTTAGATCGCAATCAATTAGCAAAGTTTTTTTATTTGCTTGTGCAAAACTGCCGGCAAGGTTAACAGAAACAACTGATTTACCTTCTTGCGGTGCAGATGAAGTAACTAGTACTGTTTTAATAGCCTCTTTATCTATTTTAGAAAATTGAACCCGAGTTCTTAATGCTCTGAAAGCTTCGCTTGGAATTGAATCCGGTTTTTTAGAAACAATAAATTCAAATTCCTTATTTCCATTTTGACCGATTCCTTCAATCATTGGAATCCAGGCTAGAACATTAATGTTTCTGTTTGTTATATCTTCAGGCGTTTTAATTGTGTTATCGAAATAATTTTTTACAAATGCAAAACCAAAGCCCATTCCGAGACCCAATACAAAACCAATAATTACTATTAATGTTCTATTTGGTTTGGATGGTCTGTAAGGTATACGTGCTGAATCAACTATGAGCACATTCCCTGGTTGAGATTGCTCGTTTATTAACGCTTCCTGATATTTTTCTTCTACAAGTAAGTACATCTTTTCAAAGGCTGATCTATCACGCGTTAACTTCGCTAATTCGATTGTAGCCCTGGGTAAGGAATTGAACCTGGTATCGTAAGACCGAACAATTGTATTCAATTCCTGCAATGATGCACCTGCCGATTGTATTTTTGTTTCTTCTTCTATTATTTTTTGTGTCAACGCTTTTATTTCTTCTGGACTCGAGGCAAAAATTCCAGCTTTATAGACAGTCATTTTTTCTGTTACTTTATCCTTCAGGTTCTTAATTTTTGCTTCGTAATCAGATACAGCAAGTCTGGAGTTAGTATTATCTGAACCTTTGCTTGCAAGAGCTACATCTCTTTTAGTTTCCAGCTTGGCTATTTCTTCTTGTAAAGATTTTAAGTAAGGTTCAGCGGCAAAGCTCTGAAGATAATCAGCAAGTCTGGGATCTTGTTTCAACAATTCATCTTTATACTGTGTAAGATTCTTTTTAGCAACTGTAAGTTCAATATTTGCGGCATTTTTTTGCGCTTCAAAGTTTGTCAACTGGTCTATAAGAGATTTTGCTTGCTCATCTAAAGCAATTATTCCGCCCTTTTGCTGGTAATTTCGCAGGCTATCTTCAGACCTGGTCAACTCGCTTTGTTTTTCCTTTCTTTGATCGGATAAAAAGTTTTTAACGTTAGTTAGTTGTATTCGGTTAGTTTGTAAGTTTAAAAGGTTATAAGCAGCTGCGTATTCATTTGCAATTAAAGCAGATTCATAAGGAGAGGGAGATTCCACTGAAATTTCAATAATATCTAACCCCCTCTTCTGATCTATTGATACAACACTTTTCAACATATCAATTATTTGTAAAGATGATTTTACCGGTGTAGTTACAGTTCTTTCTTTACCAAACTCTTTGTTGATAATTAAATTAAAACTGTCCCTAATATTGCTGTTCTTATACAAATCCAACAAAGTTTGCGCAACTCTTTCTCTTAAAGAATAACTCTTTAATATTTCCATTTCATTAGCAATGAACCGGTCGCTACCAAAATCCTGAAACTCCGGCATTAAAGGGGAGTTTAAAATGCTGCCGCCAGGTTTAGAAACCTTCAATGATGTTGTGGCTTTATAAATATTAGGAGCGTTAATAGCATATACAATAGCAACTGCAAGACCGGTGAGAGTAATAAGAATTATTGGTACAAGATTGTTTCGTATTAAATTTATGTAATCTTTAAAGGAACTTCCTTCACTCTGTCGTATATTAATTTTTGAATCTTCCACTTATATCCTCACTCATTATTTTACGATATTAATGACCAATATTGCTAATGAAATTAATGTAGAAACAATAGATAGTGTCATAGAAAAATAATCCCTATAATAAAGCTTTGGCTCACCGGGAATAACAAGTAAATCACCAACTCTAAGATCGGGAACCATCTCTTTAACTTTGGTTAATTTTTCTGAGTACATTAAATCATTATAATCAAACTTGTACATCACTGATGTAGAATCCTCAAGAACTCTGTAAATACGCATATCATTCATAAAAGCATCACTTGTTGGTCCACCAGCATATGATAATAAATCTCTAACATTAATGTAAGCTGGGACTAAATATCTGCCGGGAAACCTAACATATCCCCACACAGATACCTTAATGTTTAATGCTTCTGGATCCGAATAATCGTAGAATGCGCCCTGTGCATTTCGTAACATACTCATATCGGCGCCAATTTTAATATCCCCGGTTTGTGCAATAGAAGGAACCGCAATTACTAATAATAAAAGACTCAAATAAAAAAACATTTTTTTCATATAATAGGATCCCCTATAAAAGATTAAAAATTGGTTGTTTAATCTACTAAAATATCACATTCTAATCAAAGAATAATTTTGTTAATTCTGTGCGAAATTGAACTGGTGGCAATTATACTGCCGATTAGTCCAATGAGTATTCCACTAATTATAACTGAAATGAAAAATGAAGGATTATTGATAAATACTAACAAGAACGAATCAAAATTGTTCTTAAATATGATTGACAGAAGTTTAATTGTTAATATGGTTAATAAAGAGGAAATTGTTCCAATTGCCATCCCACTAATCAATAATGGGATCTTAATCGTTGAGATTTTTGCACCAACAAGTTTCATTGCTTCTAGTTGAGAAAATTTGGATTGAATTATCAATCTATTTGTGCTATAAACTATGTATGTAGAAACTAAAAAAAAGAATATGGAGATTAAAAGGATATAAAGTTTTATAGCTCGTAATGAATCTAATAATTTTTTAATTAGACTGCTTTGAATAACTACATCCGAGACTCCACTAAATTTTT
Coding sequences within:
- a CDS encoding SLBB domain-containing protein, which codes for MIVKAVKPLPLLFVSFILFINTFSQSFPDYLERSLTTNKDTLFKGYLSDVSPGEGSINPKLYFVGPGDKIFISIRGIVEQNFNLQINQEGGLYIPKVGLISLLNQSLETAKSSIKEKILDIYKNVEIQISLLDIRKIKVTFIGIVTKPASYVLISNSKLLDLILQSYGLQSNSDLRNIKIIDKDGETKYYDLVSFLRLGNKECNPYLREGDLVIITSIDKTVSIVGAVKNPGTFEFVNNETAAHLLELAGGFLDKARTDTLELTRFLDDYKTIKSFYYSYEDLLNNNIILQRGDRLIIREKPEYLIEQFVTVSGFVKYQGIYKITKDKTTLKELITKDVGGFLDNCSLKDAYVIRTVGSNEKDPELDRLKSIPRADMTDDEYDYLKQKSRTIKGKMVVDFERLFNMNDLSENLILKRGDEIFVPEEKKYVSLVGQVINPGNIIFRPALTIEDYIQLAGGFGWRALKGDIRVIKANTGEWVDEDDVENLEPGDIIWVPEDPPNPRFWEVFQRTLAVFGQVATVIAATVAVIIAVRK
- a CDS encoding SLBB domain-containing protein — its product is MKKMFFYLSLLLLVIAVPSIAQTGDIKIGADMSMLRNAQGAFYDYSDPEALNIKVSVWGYVRFPGRYLVPAYINVRDLLSYAGGPTSDAFMNDMRIYRVLEDSTSVMYKFDYNDLMYSEKLTKVKEMVPDLRVGDLLVIPGEPKLYYRDYFSMTLSIVSTLISLAILVINIVK
- a CDS encoding permease-like cell division protein FtsX, translated to MIYFYLKESFNSIRKAKLSFLLSLSITCIAVFLVSLSFILLSFSGVIEEKIKERITLNVFLNDSLSNEKISGIQVYLNEIKIIKSLEFISKEEAEKTFIDQTGNDFKNLLDYNPLPSSFEIKLRSEFVNEESINKLEKSIKKFSGVSDVVIQSSLIKKLLDSLRAIKLYILLISIFFFLVSTYIVYSTNRLIIQSKFSQLEAMKLVGAKISTIKIPLLISGMAIGTISSLLTILTIKLLSIIFKNNFDSFLLVFINNPSFFISVIISGILIGLIGSIIATSSISHRINKIIL
- a CDS encoding Wzz/FepE/Etk N-terminal domain-containing protein; amino-acid sequence: MTYHEILNILIFNRKIILKITSISTLFLFIILVFIYPITYSSVVKILPPEENKMSSISNLVANTDFLSLLNSGGSRGNSQLFAELLKSRTSAEYVINKCNLMNYFSTKDTQLAASRLSKLVEVEVNKEGIVSLEVDVSTPLFGRFNSVNDSIKILSARISNTFVEALDKINQEKLNSRAKRSREYVEKQLVQTKINMDSAEVAFKTFQEKNKAISLPEQLTAAIQTAAKLKSEIIFTEIQKGTLETNLVENGNSLEGIERKLEELKKQYQQIEFGEKLNTDYLPAFSKIPEMSLDLARLYREVKIQNEVYLLLQKQFYSEKIQENKDVPTIEVLDKALPPLQAKSPRLIFHTLLGALIIFLLTSSIVLYAENKRKFLMSK
- a CDS encoding polysaccharide biosynthesis tyrosine autokinase is translated as MEDSKINIRQSEGSSFKDYINLIRNNLVPIILITLTGLAVAIVYAINAPNIYKATTSLKVSKPGGSILNSPLMPEFQDFGSDRFIANEMEILKSYSLRERVAQTLLDLYKNSNIRDSFNLIINKEFGKERTVTTPVKSSLQIIDMLKSVVSIDQKRGLDIIEISVESPSPYESALIANEYAAAYNLLNLQTNRIQLTNVKNFLSDQRKEKQSELTRSEDSLRNYQQKGGIIALDEQAKSLIDQLTNFEAQKNAANIELTVAKKNLTQYKDELLKQDPRLADYLQSFAAEPYLKSLQEEIAKLETKRDVALASKGSDNTNSRLAVSDYEAKIKNLKDKVTEKMTVYKAGIFASSPEEIKALTQKIIEEETKIQSAGASLQELNTIVRSYDTRFNSLPRATIELAKLTRDRSAFEKMYLLVEEKYQEALINEQSQPGNVLIVDSARIPYRPSKPNRTLIVIIGFVLGLGMGFGFAFVKNYFDNTIKTPEDITNRNINVLAWIPMIEGIGQNGNKEFEFIVSKKPDSIPSEAFRALRTRVQFSKIDKEAIKTVLVTSSAPQEGKSVVSVNLAGSFAQANKKTLLIDCDLRKPRQHSIFKTNRFPGFTDYFFGQATFNEILRNTGINNLFLITAGTIPPNPSELLGSYQMEEFLAKVKNEFDMIVIDSAPIIAVTDSEIISRLVDATILVVSANTTEVDVMQKSVELLKHEQNTFIGVLLNNFSYKSGYGSYYKYYYYYSRPADGTKKKSKKSES
- a CDS encoding SDR family oxidoreductase gives rise to the protein MYKPTAVVTGGAGFLGSHLCDRLLSEGLKVCCIDNLITGNPDNIAHLFGRDDFSFIKHDVTNFIHVPERVDYILHFASPASPIDYLQFPIQTLKVGSLGTHKVLGLAKEKKARILLASTSEVYGDPAIHPQKEDYWGNVNPIGPRGVYDEAKRFAEAITMAYHRYHGVETRIVRIFNTYGPRMRLNDGRALPAFVGQALRGEDLTVFGDGSQTRSFCYVSDLIDGIFKLLLSNETDPVNIGNPSEITIKQFAEEVIKITGVKSKIVYKDLPEDDPKVRQPDITKAQTILGWEPKVGREEGLKITIDYFKKIKF